From the genome of Nitrosomonas sp. Is79A3:
AAAACGTTTTTCAACGGGCTGTTAGAGCCATAATCATGTACGAGGAGTGAATTCAAATGAAACAGTCCGAAATCCAAACCAAACTTAGTAGCAATAATGATCACCTAAATAAACAAAAAGGCAGTGAGTCATTTCATAGAATTGGCCAATTAAGACGCGCAAAGATGCATGCAGCATGCCTTATCGAATCTATCGACAGCAACAAAGTGCTGCCTCCGTCCTTGCACCGGCTATTGGAAGCCAGCCTGGTTCTGGAAACAACAGATTCGAAAACTCTTGCTGTTTACTTAAAACGATCGCCGGCCACAATCCGTAACGAATTCCAAAGAATCCGAACCATACTTGGCGCATATCAAGATATCTCAGAAAATCTCCAATATAAAGCCTCTGTCATTATCTAATTCTAATTCGCAGTAGAAACTACACTAAAATCCCAATCTCATCATGCTAATATTCTTATTGTGATCATATGATCGTTTGCAAAAAAGAAAGATTGCCCAATGAGATTATTATTCTTATTTATCCTGCTCATCTGCATCAGTCTTCTGGGCTATGCACAATATCTGCAACATTTGGAAGGATTACTACCCTGCCCGCTTTGTGTAGCACAACGTCTTGCCTACTGGTTGCTGGGATTAGTCGCACTATTGGCATTTCTACACAATCCTAAAGTCATAGGGCGCCGCTTCTATGCTGTTTTGATGTGCATTTTGGCACTCATAGGCACAGTCATCGCTGCAAGGCACGCTTGGTTGGTACGTTTCCCGGAATCATTTGAATGCGGTATTAGTCCGGAGGAAGCTTTTCTAAATTCATTACCCCTTGCCGGTTGGTGGCCAGGGATGTTCGAAGCAAATGGGGATTGTGCGGACATCGATTGGAAATTCTTATCGCTGACCATTCCGGATTGGTCGTTGATTGCTTTTATTAGCCTTGGAATCGTATCGCTTTATATACTATTGGCGAAAAAATAGTTTAAAGCTACTATCCGCGAGGATGATGCTTGGTATGCAATTGTTTCAGGCGTTCACGCGCGATATGGGTATAAATCTGCGTAGTGGAGATATCTGCGTGACCCAACAGTAATTGTACCACTCGCAAATCAGCACCGTGATTCAACAAGTGAGTAGCAAATGCATGGCGCAGGGTGTGCGGGGATAGCGGCTTATCATTACCCACTAGTTGCGCATAACGTTTGATGAGATACCAGAATGCCTGGCGTGTCATTGCAGCTCCGCGTGTTGTCACAAATATGGTATCGGTAACAATACCATTCAGCAAAGCAGGTCTGGCTTCTTTGGTATAACGGCTCAACCACTCAAGAGATTCTTCTCCAAGCGGAGCAAGGCGTTCCTTTCTCCCCTTGCCCATGACTCGTAACACTCCCATATCCATGCTGACTTGCGAATATCTTAGGTTGATCAGTTCAGATACCCGTAATCCACTGGCATACAGAACTTCCAGCATCGCACGATCACGCAAACCGAGCGGGTGTTTAAGATCAGGTGCGCTCAGCAGCAGCTCGACTTCTGTCTCTGTAAGGCTATCGGGCAGGCTGCGCTGCAGTTTGGGTGTATCAATGTTGAGACTGGGATCTGTCGTAATTTTGCCTTGGCGCAATAAGAAACGGTAAAAACGCTTTAAGCTGGACAATTCACGGCTTGTTGTACTGGCCTTCATTTTAGCGGAAACTCTGGACGCCAGAAAATCGAGCAAGTCAGAGTGCGTTGCGTCAGTTAGTACACTATTATCTTGATTTCGTTTTCTTAGCCATTCACTAAAAAGCTGTAGATCGTTACGGTAACTATCCAGTGTATTACGCGATAAGCCATCTTCCAGCCATAAGGCATCGGAAAACTCATCCAGCAAACCGGCATTTAGTTCAGGTGCTCTCATGACGCAACAACCAACGCTTGATCTCTAAAGGGTCTCCATCACTTGCATTCATAAAGCCTCCTAATCCGCCATTCTTAGAAATAACCCGATGACATGGTATGACGATCGGAATTCTATTGGCGCCACATGCCCGGCCTACGGCTCTCGGTGCAGAGTGCAGTTGCGCTGCTATTTCTGCATAACTGCTCGTTTCACCGCTAGGGATAGCCTGAATAGCCTGCCAAACACGCTGCTGGTGCGTTGTACCACCGATATGCAAACATAAATCAAACATAAAATTTGGTTTTGCCAGATATGCCAGTAATTGCCTACTTACTTCTTTTGCCAGTAGGGTTTGTGGTAATAAAGGTTTTGTATCAACCGGCAAATAATCAATATCCGTAAGCCAATCTTCTTCTGTTCTAATACCTAAAACAGCAAATGGAGTAATCAGTTTTGCTTGATATACCTTGATTGGATCAGAAATATGATTATTCGTTGATTTGCCCACTGTCTACTTGAATATTTATTTAGGAAATGATTTAGCGTTTTATGCAATATTCAAAGAATGGACATTAGAAATGAGAAGAAGTTTCATAATACAACATCAATCTCCCAGCCTAATAGAACAAAGCCGGGAGATTGCGCATACCATAAAGCGTTCGTGGACTCAGTATTTTAGCAATAATAACTCGTTAAGTCTTTTTACGAATGCTGCTGGATCCTCAAGCTGTCCGCCTTCAGCCAGTAATGCTTGATCAAACAAAATATGACTCCAGTCTTCAAAATTCTCCACTTCTGTTTTTAGCCTTTGCACCATCGGATGATGTGGATTGATTTCAAGGATTGGCTTAGCATGTTGTACTTTCTGTCCTGCAGATTTCAGTAATCTTTCCAGATTACCACCCATATCATAAGTATCCGCGACCAGGCAGGCTGGCGATTCGGTCAAGCGAAATGTCACACGTACATCTTTTACCTGTTCATTGAGCGCCGCTTTCATTCTTTCTGTTAATTCCTGATAGGCGTTGCTTTCTTTCTCACGTTCTTCTTTTTCAGTTTCGTCTTCCAAGCTTCCCAGATCCAAACCACCTTTTGCAACGGATTGGAGCGGCTTTCCTTCGAACTCGGTCAAATTGGTTACTAGCCACTCATCAACACGATCTGATAACAGGAGTACTTCGATACCTTTCTTACGGAAAACTTCTAAATGGGGGCTATTTTTAGCTGCTTTGAGATTGTCAGCAGTGACATAATAAATCTTGTCCTGCCCCTCTTTCATACGATGCAAATAGTTTTCCAGAGAAACAGTCGGCTCATCGGTATCACTTTGAGTGGTGACAAAACGTAGCAGTTTGGCAATACGTTCACGATTTGTATAATCTTCACCCACGCCTTCTTTCAGAACTTGTCCAAATTCCCGGTAGAAAGTTCTGAACTTCTCTTTCCCGTCAACATCTTCATTCTTGGATAATTCTTCTATCAATCCCAACACCTTCTTGACTATGCCTGCTCTGATCGATTCGATATCTTTGGATTCCTGCAATATTTCGCGAGACACATTCAGAGGCAAACTACTCGAATCAATTACCCCGCGCACGAAGCGCAGGTAATTTGGCAACAGTTTTTCAGCGTCATCCATAATAAATACACGCTGCACATATAACTTAATGCCATGTCGATGTTCGCGGTCAAACAAATCGAAAGGCGCCCGCGCAGGTATATAGAGTAATTGCGTGTATTCCTGTTTGCCTTCTACTCGTGCATGTAAATAAGCAAGCGGTGGCTCAAAATCATGCGCCACATGTTTATAGAATTCATTGTATTGCTCAACCGTAATTTCATTCTTGGGTCGCGTCCATAATGCATTTGCCTGATTAATTGTTTCATCTTCATCAGTGATTTTGTTTTTCTTCTCTTCCTGAGACCATTCTTCCTTCTTCATTAAAATGGGCAAAGTAATATGGTCGGAATATTTACGAATAATTGTCCTAATCCGCATTCCATTGAGAAACTCATCCTCATCTTTGCGCAGGTGTAAAATTATTTCGGTGCCGCGCGTCTGCTTCGTTACCGTTTCCAGTGTATAGTCACCTTCCCCACTTGATTCCCATCGGACCCCATGCTCAGGGGTTATTCCCGCACGCCTAGTAATCAAGGTTACTTTATCTGCAATTATAAATGCTGAGTAAAAACCTACTCCGAATTGACCGATTAAATTCGCATCTTTAGCCTGGTCACCAGTCAACGAATTAAAAAACTCTCGCGTGCCTGATTTGGCAATAGTTCCGATATGGTCGATTACCTCTTGCCGAGACATACCGATACCATTATCCGAAATGGTGATGGTATGCGCATCGACATCGTAACTCACTTGAATATTGAGGTCCGAATCCGATTCATAAAGCGCTGCATCTGTAAGGCCTTCAAAGCGTAATTTATCGGCAGCATCAGATGCGTTCGAAATCAGTTCACGCAAAAAGATTTCTTTGTTGCTGTACAATGAGTGAATCATCAGCTTTAACAGCTGCTTAGCTTCTGCTTGAAAACTTAACTGTTCTTTGATTGTTTCAGATTGCACGTTTTCCTCCTAAAATATTTTGGTTGTATATGGAGATCACACCGGAAAATTCAAGTTTGTTTGGTAGCGAATTATTTACTTCAAACAAACTCAGTGCTTCAAGAAGAGAATTAATATGAGAGAATCACAAAGAGCTTTCAGTAAATGACTCTACTTGCAGAAATTTTTGCTTAAAATGCTTTTGTGAATGTAATCACAAGAGAGTTATTGAAGAATACCCTTGTTAATGAATTGCATTTAATTACATTGAATTCTGAATGGCATAGAGACTCAGTCCCATCAATGCCTGAGGAAATATACCGAATGCCAGTACTGCAAGACCATTTGCACTGAGAAGAATCTTTACATCACTATTAGGCATAATGGGTTCATTGGTTTCTGGTTCATCAAAGTACATCAACTTGATAATGCGCAAATAATAGAAAGCACCAATTAACGAGAACAGTACTGCTACAATCGCTAGCCAAACATACCCAGCATTGACAACTGCCTGTAATACAGAAAATTTCGCATAAAATCCAATCATCGGTGGAATGCCTGCGAGCGATAGCATCAACAACAAGGCAATAAATGCGTACCAAGAATTTCTTTTGCTTAGACCCTTGAAATCATTTATATTTTCAGCTTCGAATCCACTGCGGCACAACAGCATAACCATTGCAAAAGTGCCTAATGTCATCAGAACATAAGCAATAACATAAAATAACGCGGAGCTATAGCCATTCGAATCTGCACTTATGAATCCAAGTAACAAAAAACCCATATGCGAAATGGTTGAGTAAGCCAGCATGCGCTTGATATTTGTTTGTGCAATGGCGGCAAGATTACCTATCGCCATCGACATGACAGCCAGGATTACCAGCATACCTTGCCAATCATCGGACATTTCTCCCATTCCTTCGACCAACAAGCGCATTACAAAACCAAAGGCTGCCAATTTTGGCGCGGAACCAATAAACAATGTCACAGCAGTTGGTGCACCTTGATATACATCAGGCGCCCACATGTGAAAAGGTGCCACGCTTAGCTTGAAGCTAATTCCAGCCACAATAAATACAAGACCTACAACTAAAACCTCCTTACTGCTTGCTTCACTCTGTATAATTTGAGCAAGCTGAGAAACATGTAGTGTTCCAGTTGCGCCGTAAACCATTGACATGCCATAAAGCAAAAAACCGGATGCCAAGGCACCCAACACAAAGAACTTCATAGCTGCTTCAGTTGCCACCAATGAATCGCGCCGTAATGCTACTAATGCATAAAGCGATAGCGAGAGCAACTCTAAACCAATATAAAGCGTCAGAAAATGGCTGGCGGAAATCATCACCATCATTCCCATTGTTGCAAAAAGTATTAAGCTAAAGAACTCGCCCCTCAGCATGCCACGATCGCTGATATAAGTATGAGAATATACAAGAACTGCCGATACAGTACCATACACCATCAATTTCAATATATCCGCCATCGCATCATCAACAAACATACCGCTAAATGTTTGTGTAACTTCTGTAGAAAATGAAATAAAAGTAAGCAGCGCACAACCCAATAACGTAATCTGTGTCAGCAGGTATGCAACATAACGCTTATTGTCACCTGCGGTGAGATCTGCCAGCATTACCACGCACACCATGATGAGCATAAATATCTCAGAAGAGGCTGGCGCAAAATCAGGTGGTATAAAATTCATTAATTCATAATCCTTATATCAGGAACTATTACTATTCCAGAATCAGTTTATTACAATTTACTATTACTGACATGTGTCAGAAGTTGATCTACTGTTACATGCATAACTTCAGTTAACGGGAAAGGATAAATACCAATCCATAAAACTGAAATTGCTAAAATTGCCAATAATACAAACTCACGCTTTGAAATATCTTTCAACCCTTCAACTGCAGGGCTTGCCACGGCACCGAATATGACTCGTTTATACATCCATAAGGTATAAGCTGCACCAAAAATCAGTGTAGTTGCTGCCAAGAATGCATACCAGAAATTAACTTTCATTGCACTCATAATGACCATGAACTCACCCACAAAACCACTTGTGCCTGGGAGCCCAGCATTTGCCATTGCAAATAACATGAAGAAAGCAGCGAATACAGGCATTTTATTCACAACCCCGCCATAATCAGCAATCTGACGCGAATGCAACCGATCGTATAACACACCTACACACAGAAACATGGCACCGGAAATAAATCCATGCGAAATCATCTGTACCATCGCACCTTCAATCCCATAGGCGTTTAACAGAAAAAAGCCTA
Proteins encoded in this window:
- a CDS encoding disulfide bond formation protein B; protein product: MRLLFLFILLICISLLGYAQYLQHLEGLLPCPLCVAQRLAYWLLGLVALLAFLHNPKVIGRRFYAVLMCILALIGTVIAARHAWLVRFPESFECGISPEEAFLNSLPLAGWWPGMFEANGDCADIDWKFLSLTIPDWSLIAFISLGIVSLYILLAKK
- the xerD gene encoding site-specific tyrosine recombinase XerD gives rise to the protein MRAPELNAGLLDEFSDALWLEDGLSRNTLDSYRNDLQLFSEWLRKRNQDNSVLTDATHSDLLDFLASRVSAKMKASTTSRELSSLKRFYRFLLRQGKITTDPSLNIDTPKLQRSLPDSLTETEVELLLSAPDLKHPLGLRDRAMLEVLYASGLRVSELINLRYSQVSMDMGVLRVMGKGRKERLAPLGEESLEWLSRYTKEARPALLNGIVTDTIFVTTRGAAMTRQAFWYLIKRYAQLVGNDKPLSPHTLRHAFATHLLNHGADLRVVQLLLGHADISTTQIYTHIARERLKQLHTKHHPRG
- a CDS encoding methylated-DNA--[protein]-cysteine S-methyltransferase, whose translation is MGKSTNNHISDPIKVYQAKLITPFAVLGIRTEEDWLTDIDYLPVDTKPLLPQTLLAKEVSRQLLAYLAKPNFMFDLCLHIGGTTHQQRVWQAIQAIPSGETSSYAEIAAQLHSAPRAVGRACGANRIPIVIPCHRVISKNGGLGGFMNASDGDPLEIKRWLLRHEST
- the nuoN gene encoding NADH-quinone oxidoreductase subunit NuoN, translated to MNFIPPDFAPASSEIFMLIMVCVVMLADLTAGDNKRYVAYLLTQITLLGCALLTFISFSTEVTQTFSGMFVDDAMADILKLMVYGTVSAVLVYSHTYISDRGMLRGEFFSLILFATMGMMVMISASHFLTLYIGLELLSLSLYALVALRRDSLVATEAAMKFFVLGALASGFLLYGMSMVYGATGTLHVSQLAQIIQSEASSKEVLVVGLVFIVAGISFKLSVAPFHMWAPDVYQGAPTAVTLFIGSAPKLAAFGFVMRLLVEGMGEMSDDWQGMLVILAVMSMAIGNLAAIAQTNIKRMLAYSTISHMGFLLLGFISADSNGYSSALFYVIAYVLMTLGTFAMVMLLCRSGFEAENINDFKGLSKRNSWYAFIALLLMLSLAGIPPMIGFYAKFSVLQAVVNAGYVWLAIVAVLFSLIGAFYYLRIIKLMYFDEPETNEPIMPNSDVKILLSANGLAVLAFGIFPQALMGLSLYAIQNSM
- the htpG gene encoding molecular chaperone HtpG encodes the protein MQSETIKEQLSFQAEAKQLLKLMIHSLYSNKEIFLRELISNASDAADKLRFEGLTDAALYESDSDLNIQVSYDVDAHTITISDNGIGMSRQEVIDHIGTIAKSGTREFFNSLTGDQAKDANLIGQFGVGFYSAFIIADKVTLITRRAGITPEHGVRWESSGEGDYTLETVTKQTRGTEIILHLRKDEDEFLNGMRIRTIIRKYSDHITLPILMKKEEWSQEEKKNKITDEDETINQANALWTRPKNEITVEQYNEFYKHVAHDFEPPLAYLHARVEGKQEYTQLLYIPARAPFDLFDREHRHGIKLYVQRVFIMDDAEKLLPNYLRFVRGVIDSSSLPLNVSREILQESKDIESIRAGIVKKVLGLIEELSKNEDVDGKEKFRTFYREFGQVLKEGVGEDYTNRERIAKLLRFVTTQSDTDEPTVSLENYLHRMKEGQDKIYYVTADNLKAAKNSPHLEVFRKKGIEVLLLSDRVDEWLVTNLTEFEGKPLQSVAKGGLDLGSLEDETEKEEREKESNAYQELTERMKAALNEQVKDVRVTFRLTESPACLVADTYDMGGNLERLLKSAGQKVQHAKPILEINPHHPMVQRLKTEVENFEDWSHILFDQALLAEGGQLEDPAAFVKRLNELLLLKY